Within the Halobaculum limi genome, the region CCGGAGACGATCTCGACGATGTTGCTGAAGTAGCGGTCGCCCTCGACGTCGCTCTCGCCGTTCGAGATGCGCTCGAGGATCGTCGCCGAGGCGTTGTCCTCGGTGACGACGAGCGTGTGGCTGAACAGCGACCGACTGTTCATCTCGGCGCGCACCTTCACGTCCTCGGCGTCGACGCCCTTGGGGACGTAGATGACCGTGCCGGTCGTGAACAGCGCCGTCGACAGCGCGGTGAGGTAGTTCGTCTGCGGGTCGGTGACGGAGCCGAAGTGCGCTTTCACCAGTTCGGGGTGCTGGTCCAGCGCTGCCGGGAAGTCGAGCACCTCGGCACCCTCGGCGGAGACGCGTTCGGTCTCGTCGCTCTGGTCGATCGGGTCGACGAGGGTCTCGTAGTCGAGGTCTTCGAGGTTCGTCCAGCGGCGGCCGGGTGTCTCGATGACGTTCGGCATCTCCAGGTCGTCCAGCGCCGCCAGCGCGTCGAGACGCGTCTGGAGGAGCCAGTCCGGTTCGTCACGCTCGTCGGAGATCGTTCGCACGGTCTCCTCGGAGAGGTTCGCGGGTAGCTGTGTACTCATTGTGTGTGGTGAGTGTGGGGTGAGACGGGGACTCGGATTATCCGAGCGAGCCCTCCATCTCCAGTTCGACGAGCCGGTTGAGCTCGACGGCGTACTCGATGGGCAGTTCCTCCGTGATCGGCTCGATGAAGCCCGAGACGATCATCTGCTTGGCGTCGTCGTCGTCGAGGCCGCGCGACTGCAGGTAGAACACGTCCTCGTCGCCGATCTTGCCGACGGTCGCCTCGTGGGCGACGTCCACCGTCGACTCGTTGATCTCCATGTACGGCATCGTGTCGGAGGTGGACTCGTTGTCGAACATCAGCGCGTCACACTCGACGGCCGTCGAGGAGCCGTGTGCGCCGTCGGCGATGTGGACGAGACCGCGGTAGTTGGTGCGGCCGCCGTCCTTGCTGATAGACTTCGACTCGATGGTCGACTTCGTGTCCGGCGCGTTGTGGTACACCTTCGCGCCGGTGTCGATGTTCTGGCCCTCGCCAGCGAACGCGATGGTGATGTGGTTGTCTGAGGCGCCGCGGCCCTTGAGGATGGAACTGGGGTACAGCATCGTCGCCTTCGATCCCATCGATCCGGAGATCCACTCCATCCGCCCGCCCTTCTCGACGATGGCGCGCTTCGTGTTGAGGTTGTACGTGTTCTTCGACCAGTTCTGGACGGTCGAGTACTGCACGTGGGCGTCTTCGTTGACGAACACCTCGACGCCGCCGGAGTGGAGGTTGAACGCCGAGTACTTCGGCGCGGAACAGCCCTCGATGTAGTGGACTTCGGAGCCCTTCTCGGCGATAATGAGCGTGTGCTCGAACTGGCCCATCCCCTCGGAGTTCATCCGGAAGTACGCCTGCACGGGCATCTCGACGGTGACGTCCTCGGGGACGTACACGAACGACCCGCCCGACCAGACTGCGCCGTGGAGCGCAGCGAACTTGTTGTCGCTCGGGGGGACGCACGTCGTCATGAAGTGCTCGCGGACGAGTTCTTCGTGCTCCTGTACGGCCTCGTCCATGTTGCAGAAGACGACGCCTTTCTCCTCCCACCGCTCCTGCATGTTCTGGTAGACGACCTCAGACTCGTACTGCGCGCCGACGCCCGAGAGTGCGTTCTTCTCGGCCTCCGGGATACCCAGTTTGTCGAAGGTGTCTTTGATCTCTTCGGGGAGTTCCGTCCAGTCGTCGACGCCGCCGCGGACGTCGACGTCGGGGCGGATGTACGGAACGATCTCGTCGACGTCGACCTCGCTCAGGTCGGGCTGGCCCGGCCAGTCGGTCGGCATCGGCATCGCGTGGTACTGCTTGAGCGCACGCAGGCGCCGCTCCAGCATCCACTCGGGTTCGTCTTTGTCCTCGGAGATCGCACGGATCGTC harbors:
- the sufB gene encoding Fe-S cluster assembly protein SufB, with the translated sequence MSSDQDHLKQTDTEERFDFKKESKEAFRSEKGLNEETIRAISEDKDEPEWMLERRLRALKQYHAMPMPTDWPGQPDLSEVDVDEIVPYIRPDVDVRGGVDDWTELPEEIKDTFDKLGIPEAEKNALSGVGAQYESEVVYQNMQERWEEKGVVFCNMDEAVQEHEELVREHFMTTCVPPSDNKFAALHGAVWSGGSFVYVPEDVTVEMPVQAYFRMNSEGMGQFEHTLIIAEKGSEVHYIEGCSAPKYSAFNLHSGGVEVFVNEDAHVQYSTVQNWSKNTYNLNTKRAIVEKGGRMEWISGSMGSKATMLYPSSILKGRGASDNHITIAFAGEGQNIDTGAKVYHNAPDTKSTIESKSISKDGGRTNYRGLVHIADGAHGSSTAVECDALMFDNESTSDTMPYMEINESTVDVAHEATVGKIGDEDVFYLQSRGLDDDDAKQMIVSGFIEPITEELPIEYAVELNRLVELEMEGSLG